The genome window TGTCAACGATAGAACACTGGCAGATGAAAACCACGAAGCAAAGCCTAAGACAGAATCAGGAATGATGGCAGATGAAATATCTGAAACGCATTATGCAAGTGAAAGTACAAAGGTAAAATAAGAATCAGAACTACCAATTTCATCCTTTTCTTATTGTAATAGATGACTTCATAATGCTTATAATTAATAACATTACACAACAGCTTACAGAAGCCAAGACTGTTGATGCAACTGATAGTTTCCAGGAAAAGATGCCACAGCAAGACAAGGTTGTTACAACTGCAGAACAAACAACTAATCAAAGCCCTGGAcaagaagaaaaggaggaaaggaATCTCAATGTTACAACAATCAGCGATGAGTTAAAGCCTGAAATAGATCCAGGAGAAATATCTCCGACCGTAGACAATGCAGAAGTAGGAAAGGAGAAAAGGAATGTCACAGTTACAACAGCAGATGAGTCAAAGCCTGAGAGACATATAGGACAAAAGGTAGATGAGATACCTAATGTCACAAAAAATTCGAGTGAAAGTACAGAAGTCAAACTAGAAAAGTAAATAgaatttcctctttcctttcatTAAAACTCAAATTTCTAATATGTTTCTATTTATACCAGTTTGAAGAACCTGAGGTAACAGATGCATCTCAGAGAACAAACACACCAATGTCAAGTGAAGAACAGGTTGTCGAGGGGCCTATGCAAGTGTCAATTGAAGTTAATTATTGCAAtgcagaagaaagaaaggagaaaaggaaTGGCATTGATACAACTGGAGCTGACTTAAAACCAGAAGTAGATCAAGAAGTGAAGGTAGATAAAGTATCAGCAACCACAAGCAATGCAAGTCAAAGCAAAAAGGTTTATGAACATGAAACatatttctttcctttctgtacaactcaacttcttgattcttaAGTCCAATATAATTTACCTCAGTTTGAAGGAACTGAGATATTTGATGCTCAGAGCCCCAAAAAACAAAGTCCGCCTGAAGACAAAGGCCTTGAAGGACCTTACCCAGTTTCAACTGCAGAAGAGAAAATAAATTATAGCCCTGCAGAAAAACCAGAGGAGGAAAGAGATGTCAATGATACAGCAATGCAAGAAGAATTAAATCCAGAATTAGCTCCAGGAATAAAGTCGGATGGATTATCACAGTCCATCAGGAATGTAAGCACAACTACATAGATCAAAGAACAAAAACAAAttcaattttccattttctgaTAAGTAAATGTGCTTGTGCTAATGTTCCAAACAACTCATACCAGTTTCAAGAACCTGAGCCCATTGATGCCACTGAGACTGTCAACAAAAAGATACCAAGTAAAGAAAAGGTTGTTGAACAGCATGACCAAGTATCAACTCCAGATGAAATATTAAATTACCACCTTGCAGAAGATAAGAAAAAGAGTGTCAAGGACACATCAACTGCAGATGAATTACAGCCCAAGGTAAATGCAGGAGTCAGggcaaatgaaatatttgataccATAGATAATGCAAGTGAAAGTATAAAGGTCAACAAACCTACCcattttatccttttattttgCCACAAACCAACTTGGTAATCCTGATGTTTTATAAAATTGAAAGCAGTTTGAAGATCCTGAAACTGTGGATGCAACTCAGAGTTTAAACCAACTAACGACAAGGGAAGAGAAGGTTGTTCATGGGCCTCCCAAAGTTTCAACAACAGAAGAAGCAGTGAATTACTTCTGCAAAGAGGAAGTTAAGGAGGAAAATGTAAATGATGCAACACTCAGCCATGATTCAAATCCACATGGagttcaagaagaaaatgacaCTAAAGAATCTGAGACCACAGAAAATGCAAGTGAAAGTACAAAGGTCAGGCAACAAAGATAACTAGaattttgtcattcatttttgTAACAATTCCACTTCATAATGATCATATTTCATCAAATCTATACAGTTCAAACAACCTTGCTGTATTGAATTCACTCAGAATCTCAAGAAAGACATTCCACATGAAGACGAAATTGTGGAAGGGCTACATCTGTCTTCAACTAAAGAAGAAACAGTAAGCTACCATGAAATTGTGGAAGGGCTGCACCCGTCTTCAACTAAAGAAGAAACAGTAAGCTACCGCAACACAGAAGAAGTTAAGGCAGAAAGTTATGTCAAGGAAACAACAACCAGATATGAGTTAAAGCCGGAACGGGATTCCAAGGTAGAGGTATATGAAACATTTAAGACCACAAAAACTGCAAGCATAACTCCAATGGTCCAACTACAAAATAACAATTCCTTCTGTTCTGTTACAACTCAGCTTTATAATAACAATGTTTCATAGCATGCATACCAGTTGAAAGTATCTGAAAATATAGAAGCAATTCATGGACCCAACACAAACATGGAAAGTGAAGACGACATTATTGAGGGAACTCATCAAGTTTCAGTTGTAGAGAATGTTGAAAATTATAGGCCtgcagaagaaagaaaggaggaCAATGTCAACAATACAACTGGAGACAAGTTGTCAACAATAATAAAGGCAGATAAATATCCAACATCACAAAATTATAAGGATAAAGAGAAAAACTCTAAAGTTTCATCTTCCATTTTTTTATGATGACTCAACTTTCATAATCCTGATGTTGCATACACATTCCAGCTTGAAGACACAAATGAGACTGACATGGCTGAAAATTTGGAGAAAGACATCCCAAGAAAAGACAAAGTCAACGAAGAACTTTCCCAAGTTTCAGCTGGAGAGGTATCAGCAAACTATAAGCCAGCAGGaggaggaaaggaaaggaatgtCAATGATGCAGCAACTCAAGATGAGTTAAAGCCAGAAGTAGCTCCAGGAGTCAAGCTATATGGACTATCCGAAGACATGAATGAAAGCGAAAGCAAAAAGGTCAAAGCACATGATACCTACAAATTTCAGGTCTCTTTTTCGAACTTCATCATGCAGCAAGCTAACAtttcaacatatatatatatataccagcTTCAAGAACCTGAGCCAATTGATACCACTCAGAGTGTTagcaaacaaataaaagaagaagataAGGTTGTTGAAAGGTCTCCGGGCACATTACCAGCAGACAAATTAGTAAATGATCACCTTGCAGATGGAGGAGAGGTAAAGCATGTCAAGGATAGAACACCGGCAGATGAAAACCTTGAAGCAAAGCCAAAGACAGAATCAAGAATGATGGCAGATGAAATATCTGAAACGCATTATGCAAGTGAAAGTACAAAGGTAAAATAAGAATCAGAACTACCAATTTCATCTTTTTCTTATTGTAATAGATGACTTCACAATGCTAATAATTAATAACATTTCACAACAGCTTACAGAAGCCAAGACTGTTGATGCAACTGATAGTTTCCAGGAAGAGCAGACAAAGGAAGGCAAGGTTGTTGAAGGGCCACCCAAAGTTTCAACTGCAGAACAAACAATTACCGATAGCCCTGGAGaggaagaaaaggaggaaaggaATCTCAATGTTACAACCATCAGTGATAAGTTAAAGCCTGAACTAGATCCAGGAGAAATatctccaacaatagacaatgcAAGTCAAATTACAAAGGTCAAACAACAAAATTCgttatttcatttttcacttttgtaccAGCTCAACATCACAATGCTGATGCTTCATAAATTTCTTACCAGTTCAAAGGACCTGAAATTGTTGATGTCAGCCCAAGTTTCAAGAAAGAGATGCCAAGTGAAGATGAGATTGTTGAAAGGCCACCCCAAGTTCCCACTCCAGAGGAATTAGTAAGTTATAGCCCTGATGAAGAAGGAAAGACAGAAACAAATGTCAAGGAAACAACAAACAGAGATTACTTGAATCCGGAAGCAGATCACAAAATGGAGGAAGATGAAATATCTGAGAGCACAAATAGTACAAGTAAAACTACAGAGGTATAAGAACAGACTAACTAAAGTTCATCCTTATTTATGTAACATCAACTTCCTAATATTACAGtttcataaaatttataccagTTTGAACTACCTGAGAACATAGAAGCAACTAAGGGAGTGAACACACAGATGCCAAGAGAAGACAAGATTGGTGAAAGGTCTATCCAAGTTTCAATTGCCAAGGTTGTTGGAAGTTTTAGCCAAGAAATAAAGGACAAGAGTGTTGACAATGCGACTGGTGATGAGTCACCAACCAGAATAAAGGTAGATGAAAACTCTAAGACCACATTAAATGCTAGTCAAAATACAAAGGCCAAAGGAAAAATATTAAGAAATTAGTGTTCTGTTTTGGTAACAACTCAGTTCCACAATGCTGATGTCGCATAACTCTATTACAGCTTGAAGGATACCATGTGAATGATACAAACCAAAGTTTAGAGAAGGAGATCACAAGTAAAGACAAAGTTGCTGAACAACCTTTCCAAGTATCAACTGCAAAGGAACAAGTAAATGATATCCCAGGAGTAGGAAAGGAGGAAAGGAATGTGACAGATGCAGCAATCCAGGATGAATTACAGCCAGAAGTAGCTCCAGGAATAAAGCCAGATGATGCATCTCGGACCATGATGAATGCAAGTGGAAGTATTAAGGTCAAAAAAGTTAAAAGTACCAATAATTTAAGTATTCCTTTTGGTGATAGCTCAATATCATACAGCTgacaataaaaaatttataccaGTTTCAAGAACCTGAGCCAATTGATGCCGCTCAGAGTATCGAAGAACAGATAACAAGTAAAGACAAGGACGTTGAAGGGCTTCACCATGTATCAACTATGGATGAAATAGTAAATTATCACCATGCAGATGAGGGAGAGGAAAAGAATGTCAAGGATAAAGCTATCATagatgaattaaagctgaaggTAGAATCAGGAGTCAAGGCAGATGAAGTATCTGAGACACATTATGCAAGCGAAAGCACAAAGGTCAAAAATAATAACTACCAATTTCATCATTCCCTTTGGTAACAAATTACTTTGTAATGCTAACATTTGATAAAATTCATACCAGTTCAAAGAAGCAGAGACTGTTGATGCAACTAGCAGTTTCCAGGAACAGATGCCAAAGGAAGACAAGGTTGTTGAAGCGCCTGCCAGAGTTTCAACTACAGAAGCAGTAGTTAGTTGCCGCCAACCAGaagaaaaaagggaggaaaGGAATGTCAAAAATACAACAATCAGAGATGAATTAAAGGGCGAAGTAAATTCACACTTAACAGTCAGTGAAGTACCTGAGACCATACAAAATGCAAGTGAAAACGCAAAGGTCAGACAAAAATAATAACTAAAATTTGATATTCCATTTCTGGTTTAGATCAACACTGTAATGCTGATATCCCATAAATAATGCCAGTTCAAAGGATCTGAGCCAATTAATGTCACTCAGGAAGTGCCAATTGAAGACAAGGTTGTTGAAGGTCCTCCCCAAGTTTCAATTGCAGAGGAAACAGTATATTATAGCCATGCGGAAGAAGGAAACGCAGAAAGGAATACCAATGAAACAGCAACGAAAGATGAGCAAAAGGCCAGAGTGAATCCCGAAATAGGGGTAGAAGAAATATCTCTGACCACAAAAAGTGAAAGTGAAAGTGAAAGTACACAGGTCTATAATTTAAAATACCCACTTTAGTCCTTTTTTGTAATAACATTCCTACTGCTGATATTTGATAAACTTTATACCAGTTTGAGGTACCTGAGAGAACAGAAGCAGCTCCGGATATCAACAAAAAGATGCCAAGTGAAGACAAGGTTGTCAAAGAGCTGTCTTTCCAAGTCTCGATTGCAGAGCATGTAGGAAACTATGGCTGCACAGAGGAAAGAAATGAGGACACGAATGTTACAGATACAACTGCAGACAAGTTAGCAACAGGAATAAAGGTAGATGAAATATCTAGTACCACAAAAGTTGCAAGTCAAAGTACAAATGTCCATGAAAATGTACGTAAattgttttttggttttttagCAACTCAATTTCTTAGTGCTGATATTGCAAAAATCTATTTTAGCTTGACGAAACTGAAGATTTCAAGAAACAGATTCCAACTAAAGACCAAGTTGTTGATGGAACTTGCCAAGTTTCAACTGCAGTGGAACTAGTCAATTTTAGCTCCacagaagaaggaaaagaggaaGGCAGAGTCATGGATGTGTCAAAGCAAGCTGAGTTAAATCCAGAAGGAGCTCCAGAAATAAAGTCAAATGAAACATCAGAGACCCCAATGAATGCAAGTGAAAGTACCAAGGTCAAAGAACAAAAGTACCTATAATTTTAGCTTCCTTTTTATGATAACTCAACTTCATAATGCTTATCATTCAACTGGTGTACAACAGTTTCAAGAACCTGAGACGATAGATGCCACTAAGAGTTCCCACAAACAGATGACGTATGAAGACAGGGATGTTGAAGGGTCTGACCAAATTTCAACTGTAGAGGGAATCGATAATTACAACCTTGCACAACAAGAGTGGAATGTCCAGGATACAAGAACTCTAGATGAGTTAAAGCCAGAGGAAGATCCAGGAGCACAGGCAGAGACTATTTCTGAGACCACATATTGTGCAAGCAGGAGTATCAAGGTCACACAAAACATACATATAaatttacacacacacacatatatataatcaATTTTATCATGCTAATGTTTCATTAATGGGTACCAGTTTGAAGAACCTGAAGCAGTTCATGCCAACCATAGTTTCAAAATAGGGATGCCAGCAGACAAGGTCGTTAAAGAGCCTCCTCAAGTTTCAACTGCAGAGGACAAGGTTAATTACAGccctgaagaagaaagaaaggaggaaaCCAACGTCAAGTATACAAAATCTAGCGATGATCTACAGTCAGAAGTTGAGCCAGGATTGATTGTCAATGTATCTGATGTCATAAATGATGCAAGTCAAAATACAAAGGTCAGACAATAAAAATAACAACTTCATCTTTCCTTCCTTCTGTAGCAACCTCAGATTCATAAAATGCCTGATGCTTCATAAACGTTTACACAAGCTTGAAGataatgaaaatatgcatgtcACACAGAATTGCAACGACCAGATGGCAAGTGAAGATGAGGGTGTTGAAGGGCCTCCCCAAGTTTCAACTGCAGAGGAAATACTAAGTTACAGTCCAACAGAAGAAGGAAAGGAGGAAAGTAGTGTCAAGGATACATCAGCCATTGATGAATTAAAGACGAGAGTATGTCCCAAAGAAAAGGTTGATGAAATATCAGAACCCACAAACAGTGCAACGGAAACTACACAGGTCAGACAACATAAATAACTGCATCTTGTCTTTCCTTTTTGTAATAACTCAACTTTGTAATGCTGATAGTTCATAAATCTTGCTAGTTTGAAGAACCTGAGATAATTGATGCTGCTCAGAGTTCCAAGAAACAGATCCTAAGTGAAGAAAATGTTGTTGGTGGGTATTGCGAGGTTTTAACAgcaaaggaaataaaacattatACCCTTGGAGAAAATGTGGAAGAAACTAATGTGAATGATACAAGTGCTGATGAGCTAAATACAGAAGAAGATATCAGAGGAACGGTAGATGAAATATCTGTCAGCACAAATAATGCAAGGGAAACTACAAAGGTTAAACAACTAACATAACCATGATTTAGTCCCTTTCTATAGCAACTCAACTGtataatcttatattttatCAATTATATATCAGTTTGACAAAACTGCGACATCTGACGCCACTCAGAGATTCAAGAAGCAGAAGCCAAGTGCAGATAAAGTCGTTGAAGAACCTCACCAAGATCCAATTATGGTGGAAACAGTGCAATATTGCCCTGCAGAAGAAGAAAAGCAGCAAAGGTGTACAATGGAtacgacaaccaaatcagaattgCAGGAAAAAGCAGACAAGTTGCCCAGAAGAAACACAGAAACTGAAGTGGCTACTTCAAATGAAAAGGTCACATAGCAATACAGTTCTATCTTTAGCATGATGATCTTAAAGCATGCTTGCAATGAATGAAAAGCTAAGAAATCCAATCCCAATGATGTTTCTTCCATCTTTCTCTTCCCTGCATGGCATAAGCACAAACAAGTTTTTCCTTGCTTCCCTGAGTGCATTAAGGTAGCTCATAAAAAAGAAATGTAAGCATAGACCTCTTCTTAAGGGCATCATATATATTTTGCCTGGATAAAACCCTAGGATACCAACCAGCACCTTTATTTTTCAGAAATCAGAAAGCCTACATGAGTTAAGTAAC of Coffea arabica cultivar ET-39 chromosome 5c, Coffea Arabica ET-39 HiFi, whole genome shotgun sequence contains these proteins:
- the LOC113722999 gene encoding uncharacterized protein isoform X35 produces the protein MEHLLAQTIQKAAPSQFEEPETSDATESFKIEMPTEEKFVEGPSQVLAADETEKFGTGEGKEIGSENNKTTYDDIKQEVEPEAKPNESTNNASQTSKTEEPQTIYSTQSLEKQISDEEQVIEGHHQTAEERLNDHLPEDKREKNDIDTETEDELKPEVKTGLSTDEVSDTVDEASNSKKFKEAGMIEAMQSLNNHLLSNKKVGEGPLEIAERLENYSPAEVGREKRNVKVTSEAVESKPEIYTGQKFEEPEVIEATQRINTPMSSEEQVVEGPMQVSVTENVVNYCTAEERKEKRKGIDTTGDDLNPEVDPEVKVNEVSATTSNANQSKKFEETEIYDAAQSFKKQCPPEEKGLEGAYPVSTAEEKVNYSPAEKEEEGRDVKDTAMQEELNPELATGLKLDELSESIRNASTSTKFQEPEPIDVTQTVNKQISHEEKVIEQADQVSTPEELVNYHLVEEEENVKDTTTADDLQPEVDPGVRANEIFDTKDNASESTKFENPKIVDATQSLNQKRREDKVVDRPPKVSTAEAANYCSPDVKDEDNVKDATLSHELNPDVDQGENDTKASETTENASENTKFEDSETVDATQSFNRQMTREEKVVDGPPKVSTTEEAVNYCCAEEVKEEDHVKDATLSHDLNPHVVQEENATKESETTENASESTKVEQPHCIEFSQNFKKDIPHEDEIVEGLHLASTKEETVNYCNAEEVKAEGYVKETATRDEIKQELDSKLQVSENREATRVINADMETQDDVIEGAHQVSIVENVGNYRPAEERKEDNVDNVDNTTGDKLSTIIKLEETTGTDVAEILEKDNPRKDKVNEEPSQVSAGEEPANYNPTEGGKERNINDAGAQDELKPEVAPGVKLYEIYEDVNESKSTKFQQPEPSDTTQSVNKQIKREDKVVKMSPDKLPADKIVNYQLAEGVEVKNVNDRTLADENHEAKPKTESGMMADEISETHYASESTKLTEAKTVDATDSFQEKMPQQDKVVTTAEQTTNQSPGQEEKEERNLNVTTISDELKPEIDPGEISPTVDNAEVGKEKRNVTVTTADESKPERHIGQKFEEPEVTDASQRTNTPMSSEEQVVEGPMQVSIEVNYCNAEERKEKRNGIDTTGADLKPEVDQEVKVDKVSATTSNASQSKKFEGTEIFDAQSPKKQSPPEDKGLEGPYPVSTAEEKINYSPAEKPEEERDVNDTAMQEELNPELAPGIKSDGLSQSIRNFQEPEPIDATETVNKKIPSKEKVVEQHDQVSTPDEILNYHLAEDKKKSVKDTSTADELQPKVNAGVRANEIFDTIDNASESIKFEDPETVDATQSLNQLTTREEKVVHGPPKVSTTEEAVNYFCKEEVKEENVNDATLSHDSNPHGVQEENDTKESETTENASESTKFKQPCCIEFTQNLKKDIPHEDEIVEGLHLSSTKEETVSYHEIVEGLHPSSTKEETVSYRNTEEVKAESYVKETTTRYELKPERDSKVELEDTNETDMAENLEKDIPRKDKVNEELSQVSAGEVSANYKPAGGGKERNVNDAATQDELKPEVAPGVKLYGLSEDMNESESKKLQEPEPIDTTQSVSKQIKEEDKVVERSPGTLPADKLVNDHLADGGEVKHVKDRTPADENLEAKPKTESRMMADEISETHYASESTKLTEAKTVDATDSFQEEQTKEGKVVEGPPKVSTAEQTITDSPGEEEKEERNLNVTTISDKLKPELDPGEISPTIDNASQITKFKGPEIVDVSPSFKKEMPSEDEIVERPPQVPTPEELVSYSPDEEGKTETNVKETTNRDYLNPEADHKMEEDEISESTNSTSKTTEFELPENIEATKGVNTQMPREDKIGERSIQVSIAKVVGSFSQEIKDKSVDNATGDESPTRIKLEGYHVNDTNQSLEKEITSKDKVAEQPFQVSTAKEQVNDIPGVGKEERNVTDAAIQDELQPEVAPGIKPDDASRTMMNASGSIKFQEPEPIDAAQSIEEQITSKDKDVEGLHHVSTMDEIVNYHHADEGEEKNVKDKAIIDELKLKVESGVKADEVSETHYASESTKFKEAETVDATSSFQEQMPKEDKVVEAPARVSTTEAVVSCRQPEEKREERNVKNTTIRDELKGEVNSHLTVSEVPETIQNASENAKFKGSEPINVTQEVPIEDKVVEGPPQVSIAEETVYYSHAEEGNAERNTNETATKDEQKARVNPEIGVEEISLTTKSESESESTQFEVPERTEAAPDINKKMPSEDKVVKELSFQVSIAEHVGNYGCTEERNEDTNVTDTTADKLATGIKVDEISSTTKVASQSTNVHENLDETEDFKKQIPTKDQVVDGTCQVSTAVELVNFSSTEEGKEEGRVMDVSKQAELNPEGAPEIKSNETSETPMNASESTKFQEPETIDATKSSHKQMTYEDRDVEGSDQISTVEGIDNYNLAQQEWNVQDTRTLDELKPEEDPGAQAETISETTYCASRSIKFEEPEAVHANHSFKIGMPADKVVKEPPQVSTAEDKVNYSPEEERKEETNVKYTKSSDDLQSEVEPGLIVNVSDVINDASQNTKNCNDQMASEDEGVEGPPQVSTAEEILSYSPTEEGKEESSVKDTSAIDELKTRVCPKEKVDEISEPTNSATETTQFEEPEIIDAAQSSKKQILSEENVVGGYCEVLTAKEIKHYTLGENVEETNVNDTSADELNTEEDIRGTVDEISVSTNNARETTKFDKTATSDATQRFKKQKPSADKVVEEPHQDPIMVETVQYCPAEEEKQQRCTMDTTTKSELQEKADKLPRRNTETEVATSNEKVEIPGVWSPKYDEGVKGSNYQEKIFKYDSEVTATASSKKLGEYIVSGAEPLKPVHEKIGDYPKSEDVAKEDINTLESHKDDTVTHYSPSESLYEMTNATGGLVLEKQEGRIDKAVSLLLSGTSRDEESNKLDKEEQYCSITQKESRKEVSSIPKGSGIKDKEKEEKVEGQESLPTWISVTKLDGDENITKSENEDKKFHNQSKNSDFPFTGQESAREFQGNIKELQRANDFNLVASKVEAESGRERKASDECEDMSSYIKSDLIPEVKVMERPREEILTKAECKEDKGQVDKIAQKGGLADLTQATNNSEDINMPYKSSIIMSDLVIMAKEDPETGIERQLLTEDKDISLMQKGQRGETLQPETEELKPGDASQAAAEAVKEEYGEKERLNNDCNDETQKFRSAISEENSESELVPEQDDREAQGQQKTINQSRLEVTRKEGPFDPVTEMDTSLLLNMQKHEGGPCCDSDKQEGGGDPNDSLIDNKNLPVQETESICAGKEDQEPVTCNEDKETEKATGGLILEEKTTTSLPNLLEVSKNENSQVSGDIISESKQTIRREGMKNGITGTSEPKEPNTDEAKDEEGEEDKQQREELGYDHPVIVEASRDIHVKASPKKSHSILSGVGSKVKHSIAKVKKAITGKSSHPKPSSPK
- the LOC113722999 gene encoding uncharacterized protein isoform X34, with translation MKTSFKIGNKHRSREDSSCCSPLEVINQKSKQEDDLKLEVNPGVKADGTFVGTNNTKSSTKFEEPETSDATESFKIEMPTEEKFVEGPSQVLAADETEKFGTGEGKEIGSENNKTTYDDIKQEVEPEAKPNESTNNASQTSKTEEPQTIYSTQSLEKQISDEEQVIEGHHQTAEERLNDHLPEDKREKNDIDTETEDELKPEVKTGLSTDEVSDTVDEASNSKKFKEAGMIEAMQSLNNHLLSNKKVGEGPLEIAERLENYSPAEVGREKRNVKVTSEAVESKPEIYTGQKFEEPEVIEATQRINTPMSSEEQVVEGPMQVSVTENVVNYCTAEERKEKRKGIDTTGDDLNPEVDPEVKVNEVSATTSNANQSKKFEETEIYDAAQSFKKQCPPEEKGLEGAYPVSTAEEKVNYSPAEKEEEGRDVKDTAMQEELNPELATGLKLDELSESIRNASTSTKFQEPEPIDVTQTVNKQISHEEKVIEQADQVSTPEELVNYHLVEEEENVKDTTTADDLQPEVDPGVRANEIFDTKDNASESTKFENPKIVDATQSLNQKRREDKVVDRPPKVSTAEAANYCSPDVKDEDNVKDATLSHELNPDVDQGENDTKASETTENASENTKFEDSETVDATQSFNRQMTREEKVVDGPPKVSTTEEAVNYCCAEEVKEEDHVKDATLSHDLNPHVVQEENATKESETTENASESTKVEQPHCIEFSQNFKKDIPHEDEIVEGLHLASTKEETVNYCNAEEVKAEGYVKETATRDEIKQELDSKLQVSENREATRVINADMETQDDVIEGAHQVSIVENVGNYRPAEERKEDNVDNVDNTTGDKLSTIIKLEETTGTDVAEILEKDNPRKDKVNEEPSQVSAGEEPANYNPTEGGKERNINDAGAQDELKPEVAPGVKLYEIYEDVNESKSTKFQQPEPSDTTQSVNKQIKREDKVVKMSPDKLPADKIVNYQLAEGVEVKNVNDRTLADENHEAKPKTESGMMADEISETHYASESTKLTEAKTVDATDSFQEKMPQQDKVVTTAEQTTNQSPGQEEKEERNLNVTTISDELKPEIDPGEISPTVDNAEVGKEKRNVTVTTADESKPERHIGQKFEEPEVTDASQRTNTPMSSEEQVVEGPMQVSIEVNYCNAEERKEKRNGIDTTGADLKPEVDQEVKVDKVSATTSNASQSKKFEGTEIFDAQSPKKQSPPEDKGLEGPYPVSTAEEKINYSPAEKPEEERDVNDTAMQEELNPELAPGIKSDGLSQSIRNFQEPEPIDATETVNKKIPSKEKVVEQHDQVSTPDEILNYHLAEDKKKSVKDTSTADELQPKVNAGVRANEIFDTIDNASESIKFEDPETVDATQSLNQLTTREEKVVHGPPKVSTTEEAVNYFCKEEVKEENVNDATLSHDSNPHGVQEENDTKESETTENASESTKFKQPCCIEFTQNLKKDIPHEDEIVEGLHLSSTKEETVSYHEIVEGLHPSSTKEETVSYRNTEEVKAESYVKETTTRYELKPERDSKVELEDTNETDMAENLEKDIPRKDKVNEELSQVSAGEVSANYKPAGGGKERNVNDAATQDELKPEVAPGVKLYGLSEDMNESESKKLQEPEPIDTTQSVSKQIKEEDKVVERSPGTLPADKLVNDHLADGGEVKHVKDRTPADENLEAKPKTESRMMADEISETHYASESTKLTEAKTVDATDSFQEEQTKEGKVVEGPPKVSTAEQTITDSPGEEEKEERNLNVTTISDKLKPELDPGEISPTIDNASQITKFKGPEIVDVSPSFKKEMPSEDEIVERPPQVPTPEELVSYSPDEEGKTETNVKETTNRDYLNPEADHKMEEDEISESTNSTSKTTEFELPENIEATKGVNTQMPREDKIGERSIQVSIAKVVGSFSQEIKDKSVDNATGDESPTRIKLEGYHVNDTNQSLEKEITSKDKVAEQPFQVSTAKEQVNDIPGVGKEERNVTDAAIQDELQPEVAPGIKPDDASRTMMNASGSIKFQEPEPIDAAQSIEEQITSKDKDVEGLHHVSTMDEIVNYHHADEGEEKNVKDKAIIDELKLKVESGVKADEVSETHYASESTKFKEAETVDATSSFQEQMPKEDKVVEAPARVSTTEAVVSCRQPEEKREERNVKNTTIRDELKGEVNSHLTVSEVPETIQNASENAKFKGSEPINVTQEVPIEDKVVEGPPQVSIAEETVYYSHAEEGNAERNTNETATKDEQKARVNPEIGVEEISLTTKSESESESTQFEVPERTEAAPDINKKMPSEDKVVKELSFQVSIAEHVGNYGCTEERNEDTNVTDTTADKLATGIKVDEISSTTKVASQSTNVHENLDETEDFKKQIPTKDQVVDGTCQVSTAVELVNFSSTEEGKEEGRVMDVSKQAELNPEGAPEIKSNETSETPMNASESTKFQEPETIDATKSSHKQMTYEDRDVEGSDQISTVEGIDNYNLAQQEWNVQDTRTLDELKPEEDPGAQAETISETTYCASRSIKFEEPEAVHANHSFKIGMPADKVVKEPPQVSTAEDKVNYSPEEERKEETNVKYTKSSDDLQSEVEPGLIVNVSDVINDASQNTKNCNDQMASEDEGVEGPPQVSTAEEILSYSPTEEGKEESSVKDTSAIDELKTRVCPKEKVDEISEPTNSATETTQFEEPEIIDAAQSSKKQILSEENVVGGYCEVLTAKEIKHYTLGENVEETNVNDTSADELNTEEDIRGTVDEISVSTNNARETTKFDKTATSDATQRFKKQKPSADKVVEEPHQDPIMVETVQYCPAEEEKQQRCTMDTTTKSELQEKADKLPRRNTETEVATSNEKVEIPGVWSPKYDEGVKGSNYQEKIFKYDSEVTATASSKKLGEYIVSGAEPLKPVHEKIGDYPKSEDVAKEDINTLESHKDDTVTHYSPSESLYEMTNATGGLVLEKQEGRIDKAVSLLLSGTSRDEESNKLDKEEQYCSITQKESRKEVSSIPKGSGIKDKEKEEKVEGQESLPTWISVTKLDGDENITKSENEDKKFHNQSKNSDFPFTGQESAREFQGNIKELQRANDFNLVASKVEAESGRERKASDECEDMSSYIKSDLIPEVKVMERPREEILTKAECKEDKGQVDKIAQKGGLADLTQATNNSEDINMPYKSSIIMSDLVIMAKEDPETGIERQLLTEDKDISLMQKGQRGETLQPETEELKPGDASQAAAEAVKEEYGEKERLNNDCNDETQKFRSAISEENSESELVPEQDDREAQGQQKTINQSRLEVTRKEGPFDPVTEMDTSLLLNMQKHEGGPCCDSDKQEGGGDPNDSLIDNKNLPVQETESICAGKEDQEPVTCNEDKETEKATGGLILEEKTTTSLPNLLEVSKNENSQVSGDIISESKQTIRREGMKNGITGTSEPKEPNTDEAKDEEGEEDKQQREELGYDHPVIVEASRDIHVKASPKKSHSILSGVGSKVKHSIAKVKKAITGKSSHPKPSSPK